Proteins encoded in a region of the Cheilinus undulatus linkage group 8, ASM1832078v1, whole genome shotgun sequence genome:
- the si:ch211-79k12.2 gene encoding zinc finger protein 625 isoform X2, with product MDKEKSSDIHGQCSWMEMHHFISDLATSGNSTKNQPDVLNVAWGVVGDGADGGSEAVGFRSSLGLQPAQSKPEAEAGREIQTTTSQNVHFSCTCPGCPYSTSHSFETLKSRQPSTSSSTTPRSLSIHLTDTEPSSTTASELETRHREEADRGTRSPATSSDIPPSAADSSSFTHLSMFPCLCCHRSFRTCTQGLDIQFSHPHTHHHFHHHHCPLTSCLPCPQLSSPFPCLRSFPSCSQVCHHQHRQTHSQPQEERGHAASTVLSPHPCMHCSASFSRPSQLLQHQRSEHAHKPSGFLCTECGRAFNSHSNLRIHLNVHTGARPYSCPDCGKSFSQSGALKIHRRIHTGERPYPCGFCGRGFPHLAGVRAHQRTHTGEKPYRCSHCGKCFTQSGALKIHTRIHTGERPFICSLCGKGFSNRSGIRFHYRTVHGLTPEQAGEAGYQGPAGHFGHPKTFPQTSIGLNPPSSPGRNSHAAPTSTDSATHLNLAPLVGNESKSQSEGLNRDSNREVLLYTCEDCGLHFKDALSRNRHQAVMHYSTEGREEEEGRRKELSTNERVCDNRGQ from the exons ATGGACAAAGAAAAGAGCAGCGACATT CATGGGCAGTGCTCCTGGATGGAGATGCATCATTTCATCAGTGACCTTGCTACATCTGGAAACAGCACCAAGAATCAGCCAGATGTGCTAAACGTAGCGTGGGGCGTGGTCGGTGACGGCGCTGATGGCGGCAGTGAGGCTGTGGGGTTCAGGAGTTCACTGGGACTTCAGCCCGCCCAGAGCAAGCCAGAGGCGGAGGCTGGGAGAGAGATCCAGACTACAACATCACAGA ATGTGCATTTTTCCTGCACCTGCCCCGGCTGCCCCTACTCCACTTCTCATTCATTTGAGACTTTAAAATCCAGACAACCTTCAACCTCCAGCAGCACCACTCCAAGAAGCCTCAGCATTCACTTAACAGACACTGAACCCAGCAGCACCACCGCATCTGAGCTAGAGACTAGACACAGGGAGGAGGCAGACAGAGGGACTCGGAGCCCGGCTACATCCTCGGACATCCCTCCCTCCGCAGCAGACTCCAGCTCCTTTACCCACCTCTCCATGTTTCCCTGCTTATGTTGCCATCGCAGCTTCCGAACCTGCACCCAAGGCTTAGATATCCAGTTTTCCCATCCCCACACCCACCATCATTTTCACCACCACCATTGCCCACTTACCTCTTGTTTACCTTGCCCTCAGCTCTCAAGCCCTTTCCCCTGCCTGCGATCCTTTCCTTCCTGCTCTCAGGTGTGCCACCACCAGCACAGACAAACACACTCTCAGCCACAGGAAGAAAGAGGCCATGCAGCCTCCACAGTGTTGTCGCCACATCCCTGTATGCACTGTTCTGCCTCTTTTTCCAGACCGTCACAGCTGCTGCAGCACCAGCgctctgagcatgctcacaAACCATCTGGCTTTCTCTGCACAGAGTGCGGCAGGGCCTTCAACTCGCACAGCAACCTCCGCATTCACCTCAATGTTCACACTGGAGCAAGACCCTACTCCTGCCCTGACTGTGGGAAGAGTTTCAGCCAGTCAGGGGCTCTGAAAATCCACAGGCGAATTCACACAGGTGAAAGGCCATATCCCTGTGGATTTTGTGGGAGAGGGTTTCCCCATCTAGCAGGGGTGCGTGCCCATCAGAGGacacacacaggagagaaaccctacCGCTGCAGCCACTGTGGGAAATGCTTTACCCAGTCTGGAGCTCTCAAAATCCATACCCGgatccacacaggagagaggCCCTTTATCTGCAGTCTCTGTGGGAAGGGATTCTCCAACCGCTCTGGGATCCGCTTCCACTACCGAACAGTTCACGGCCTGACCCCTGAACAAGCTGGAGAAGCTGGTTATCAGGGACCAGCAGGCCATTTTGGGCATCCAAAGACTTTTCCTCAAACAAGCATTGGACTAAATCCTCCTAGCAGCCCTGGGAGAAACTCACATGCAGCTCCAACTTCTACAGATTCTGCTACCCATCTTAACCTGGCTCCTCTTGTTGGGAATGAGAGCAAATCTCAGTCAGAGGGACTAAACCGGGATAGTAACAGAGAGGTACTTCTGTATACATGTGAAGACTGTGGGCTGCATTTTAAGGATGCCCTGTCCAGGAACAGACACCAGGCTGTGATGCACTACTCCACTGAggggagagaagaagaggagggacGGAGGAAGGAGTTAAGCACAAATGAGAGAGTCTGTGATAATAGagggcagtaa
- the si:ch211-79k12.2 gene encoding zinc finger protein 497 isoform X1 gives MDKEKSSDIHGQCSWMEMHHFISDLATSGNSTKNQPDVLNVAWGVVGDGADGGSEAVGFRSSLGLQPAQSKPEAEAGREIQTTTSQSKGEGRSVRKDVHFSCTCPGCPYSTSHSFETLKSRQPSTSSSTTPRSLSIHLTDTEPSSTTASELETRHREEADRGTRSPATSSDIPPSAADSSSFTHLSMFPCLCCHRSFRTCTQGLDIQFSHPHTHHHFHHHHCPLTSCLPCPQLSSPFPCLRSFPSCSQVCHHQHRQTHSQPQEERGHAASTVLSPHPCMHCSASFSRPSQLLQHQRSEHAHKPSGFLCTECGRAFNSHSNLRIHLNVHTGARPYSCPDCGKSFSQSGALKIHRRIHTGERPYPCGFCGRGFPHLAGVRAHQRTHTGEKPYRCSHCGKCFTQSGALKIHTRIHTGERPFICSLCGKGFSNRSGIRFHYRTVHGLTPEQAGEAGYQGPAGHFGHPKTFPQTSIGLNPPSSPGRNSHAAPTSTDSATHLNLAPLVGNESKSQSEGLNRDSNREVLLYTCEDCGLHFKDALSRNRHQAVMHYSTEGREEEEGRRKELSTNERVCDNRGQ, from the exons ATGGACAAAGAAAAGAGCAGCGACATT CATGGGCAGTGCTCCTGGATGGAGATGCATCATTTCATCAGTGACCTTGCTACATCTGGAAACAGCACCAAGAATCAGCCAGATGTGCTAAACGTAGCGTGGGGCGTGGTCGGTGACGGCGCTGATGGCGGCAGTGAGGCTGTGGGGTTCAGGAGTTCACTGGGACTTCAGCCCGCCCAGAGCAAGCCAGAGGCGGAGGCTGGGAGAGAGATCCAGACTACAACATCACAGAGTAAAGGAGAGGGCAGATCTGTTAGAAAAG ATGTGCATTTTTCCTGCACCTGCCCCGGCTGCCCCTACTCCACTTCTCATTCATTTGAGACTTTAAAATCCAGACAACCTTCAACCTCCAGCAGCACCACTCCAAGAAGCCTCAGCATTCACTTAACAGACACTGAACCCAGCAGCACCACCGCATCTGAGCTAGAGACTAGACACAGGGAGGAGGCAGACAGAGGGACTCGGAGCCCGGCTACATCCTCGGACATCCCTCCCTCCGCAGCAGACTCCAGCTCCTTTACCCACCTCTCCATGTTTCCCTGCTTATGTTGCCATCGCAGCTTCCGAACCTGCACCCAAGGCTTAGATATCCAGTTTTCCCATCCCCACACCCACCATCATTTTCACCACCACCATTGCCCACTTACCTCTTGTTTACCTTGCCCTCAGCTCTCAAGCCCTTTCCCCTGCCTGCGATCCTTTCCTTCCTGCTCTCAGGTGTGCCACCACCAGCACAGACAAACACACTCTCAGCCACAGGAAGAAAGAGGCCATGCAGCCTCCACAGTGTTGTCGCCACATCCCTGTATGCACTGTTCTGCCTCTTTTTCCAGACCGTCACAGCTGCTGCAGCACCAGCgctctgagcatgctcacaAACCATCTGGCTTTCTCTGCACAGAGTGCGGCAGGGCCTTCAACTCGCACAGCAACCTCCGCATTCACCTCAATGTTCACACTGGAGCAAGACCCTACTCCTGCCCTGACTGTGGGAAGAGTTTCAGCCAGTCAGGGGCTCTGAAAATCCACAGGCGAATTCACACAGGTGAAAGGCCATATCCCTGTGGATTTTGTGGGAGAGGGTTTCCCCATCTAGCAGGGGTGCGTGCCCATCAGAGGacacacacaggagagaaaccctacCGCTGCAGCCACTGTGGGAAATGCTTTACCCAGTCTGGAGCTCTCAAAATCCATACCCGgatccacacaggagagaggCCCTTTATCTGCAGTCTCTGTGGGAAGGGATTCTCCAACCGCTCTGGGATCCGCTTCCACTACCGAACAGTTCACGGCCTGACCCCTGAACAAGCTGGAGAAGCTGGTTATCAGGGACCAGCAGGCCATTTTGGGCATCCAAAGACTTTTCCTCAAACAAGCATTGGACTAAATCCTCCTAGCAGCCCTGGGAGAAACTCACATGCAGCTCCAACTTCTACAGATTCTGCTACCCATCTTAACCTGGCTCCTCTTGTTGGGAATGAGAGCAAATCTCAGTCAGAGGGACTAAACCGGGATAGTAACAGAGAGGTACTTCTGTATACATGTGAAGACTGTGGGCTGCATTTTAAGGATGCCCTGTCCAGGAACAGACACCAGGCTGTGATGCACTACTCCACTGAggggagagaagaagaggagggacGGAGGAAGGAGTTAAGCACAAATGAGAGAGTCTGTGATAATAGagggcagtaa